GGCGCCCAGCTCCAGCAGCCTGGCCACCGGAGCAATACCACTGGCCAACTTCATATTGCTCTGGGGATTGTAAGCAATACCCATGGCTTTTTGAGCCAGAATTTCCATATCCTGCTCATCCAGATGTACACAATGGGCAGCCAGTACAGGAAATTTAAATAATCCTAAACTATCCAGATGCTGTACCGGTGTTTTGCCGTACCGTTTTTTAATTTCCTCCACTTCCGCCAGTGTTTCCGATACATGAATGTTAATCCCCAGTTTAAGCTTTGCAGCCAAATTCATTACCTTATCCAAATAATCCGGCGGACAGGTATAGGGAGCATGGGGACCCAGCATCACTGTAATACGACCGTCCGCTTTGCCGTGCCAGTTTCTGGCCAGTTCTTCGGCATCAGCCAGAGCCTTGTCTGCGGTAGGCAGCACACCGATCATCCCCCGGGACAGCATGGCCCGCATGCCGCTGTTTTCTACTGCCCTGGCCACCTCGTGCATGTGGTCATACATATCGCCAAAACAAGTGGTGCCTGATTTAATCATCTCTAAACAAGCCAGCATACTGCCCCAGTAAATATCTTCACCAGTCATTTTAGCCTCAAAAGGCCATATTTTTTCCGACAACCATTTCATCAGGGGCAGGTCGTCAGCATAACCTCGGAGCAAGGTCATGGCCGCATGGGTATGACAGTTAATAAAGCCCGGCATGGCTACTTGTCCGTCAGCCTCAATGACCTCGTCCATATCAAAGGACCCGGATGCCGAACCCGGAAGACCCACATGGGTAATCCAGCCGTCTTCAATAAGAATTTCGCCCGCATTGATGATGGCCTCCGGGCCTTCCATAGTTAAAATTGTCGCCCCGCGGATTAATAACTTATTCAAAATTCATCTCTCCTACACTCCCCCTGCCAGGGTTATCTCTATTTTGCAGGTTGTCCGTAGGCACTACGGTATAACCTGCTCAACATTAACACGTCCTGCTCCGGTAACACCGCCGGTTGCCCGATTGTACAGGCCCAAGCATAAATTTTAGCACATTTTTCAACTACCTGGCAAACCGTAAAGGCTTCTTCCACGCTGCGGCCTACCCCAACCAGTCCGTGATTTGCCATCAGTACAGCAGATCGCTGGGCCAGGGCTTCCACCACCTGCCTGGCCAGTTCAGGCGTACCCGGCAGGGCATACCGGGCAACTTCCACCGCTCCGCCCACCAACATAGCGGCATCTTCCACCACCGGTGGGATAGGCTGCCGAACCACTGCAAAGGCGGTTGCCACTTCGCTGTGCGTATGCACAATACCCCCTACGTCCGGCCTGGCTTGATAAATGGCCAGGTGCAGCGGTGCCTCACTGGAAGGTCGCCGCTGCCCTTCAACCGGCCGCCCTTGCAAATCCAGCACCACCATATCTGTCGCCTGCAGGCAGGTGTAGTCCATACCGCTGGGCGTTATCACCACCAAACCGGCTTCCCGCACCAGAGCTGAAATATTACCCCAGGTTCCCGCTACCAATCCTGCCTGCAGCATTTTTTTCCCCAGTTCGATTATCTTTTGTTTGGCTGCTTCAATAGCTTGTTGCATCTGAAACTCCTCATCAGGTGGCATGATTCCACTCATTGATATATGCTGCCTGCTCAGGCGTCAGTCGGTCGATATGAACTCCCAGC
This region of Desulforamulus hydrothermalis Lam5 = DSM 18033 genomic DNA includes:
- a CDS encoding amidohydrolase, which gives rise to MNKLLIRGATILTMEGPEAIINAGEILIEDGWITHVGLPGSASGSFDMDEVIEADGQVAMPGFINCHTHAAMTLLRGYADDLPLMKWLSEKIWPFEAKMTGEDIYWGSMLACLEMIKSGTTCFGDMYDHMHEVARAVENSGMRAMLSRGMIGVLPTADKALADAEELARNWHGKADGRITVMLGPHAPYTCPPDYLDKVMNLAAKLKLGINIHVSETLAEVEEIKKRYGKTPVQHLDSLGLFKFPVLAAHCVHLDEQDMEILAQKAMGIAYNPQSNMKLASGIAPVARLLELGATVGIGTDGTASNNNLDMLEELRTGSYLQKVSTMNPEVLPAYRALQMATIDGALCMGLGDRVGLIKEGMRADIILLDATQPHMCPRHHLVANIAYAAGASDVRTVIIDGKVVMLDRVVLTIDEERVMYEVRERAARLAGQ
- a CDS encoding class II aldolase/adducin family protein: MQQAIEAAKQKIIELGKKMLQAGLVAGTWGNISALVREAGLVVITPSGMDYTCLQATDMVVLDLQGRPVEGQRRPSSEAPLHLAIYQARPDVGGIVHTHSEVATAFAVVRQPIPPVVEDAAMLVGGAVEVARYALPGTPELARQVVEALAQRSAVLMANHGLVGVGRSVEEAFTVCQVVEKCAKIYAWACTIGQPAVLPEQDVLMLSRLYRSAYGQPAK